The uncultured Celeribacter sp. genome includes the window ACACGGTTTCCAGCGTCAGCCCGAGATAGTCGGCCATGGCTTCCCGCGTCAGCGGCAATTCGAATTGCATGCCATCGCCAGCGGTAGACAGCGCCAGAGAGGCCTCGCGGCGGGCAATGATCGCCATCAGCGAGGCAATTTTCTCACGCGCGGTTTTACGACCCAGTATCAGCATCCATTCCCGGGCGGCATCAAGTTCGTCCAGCGTCATTTCCAACAGCCGCTGTCCGACATGCGGTGTGCGCACCATCATCTGTTCAAAGGGTTTGCGGCGGAAACAACAGAGCGTCAGATTCGACACGGCCACGACATCATAGGGAGCAGCCTCGCGTCCTGGACGCCCCAGAAAATCCGACGGCAACAGCAGCCCGACCATCTGGGTTCGACCGTCCTCCATCGCTTGGCTCAATGATGCAACGCCCGTGACGACGGAGGCCACAAAGTCCATGCGGTCCCCGGACCAGACAATCGGCTGACCAGCCTCATAGGAGCGATAGTATTTGATCGCATCCAGCTCTTCGAGCTCATCCACATCGCACCGCGCACAAACGGCGCGATGACGGATCGGGCAAGATCCGCATTCCTTGTGGTCAAACAATATGTCGGCCATTCACGTGCTCGCAATTCTTGATCTGGGTCAATGCACCCGATCGCTGTTCGGATACAGCGTATCCTTATGAACAAACACACGCAACTCCGCAAGCTTGGGCTTTTTGACGCTCGTGTCCCCCGTTACACGAGCTACCCGACCGCACCCCATTTTTCCGACTCGGTCGGGGCAAAAGAGGTGGACGGCTGGCTGAAAGCTCTGGACCCGACCGTCCCGATTTCCCTTTACGTGCATGTGCCGTTTTGCCGCCGCCTGTGCTGGTTCTGTGCCTGCCGGACGCAGGGCACGACCACAGCCGGGCCGGTCGCGGCCTATGTGGAAACCCTGAAATCAGAATTGGCCCTTTTGAAAGCCCGCCTGCCCGAAGGCCTGACCCTCGGTCACGTTCATTGGGGCGGCGGAACGCCGACGCTTTTGGAAGCGGACATGATCCGCGACCTGTCAGGAGCCATTCAAGAGGTCGCCCCCTTTGCGGAGACTTATGAATTCTCTGTCGAGATCGACCCCAATGAAATCGACGACGCGCGGCTTGATGCGCTGGCGGCAGCAGGCATGAACCGCGCCTCCATCGGGGTGCAGGATTTCGATCCGCAGATTCAGGAAACCATCGGACGCATCCAGTCCTATGAAACAACCAAGGCGGCGGTCGAAGGGCTACGGGCGCGTGGCATCCGCTCTCTGAATGCCGATATTCTCTATGGCTTGCCCGGTCAGACGCCCGAAAAGATATCGGAGAGCGTGCAAAAGCTGCTGACCCTGTCGCCGGATCGGGTGGCGCTTTTCGGCTATGCGCATGTACCTTGGATGGCGCGCCGTCAAAACATGATCCCGACCGACGAGCTGCCCACGCCGGAAGAACGGCTGACATTGTTCAACGTCGCCCGCGATCTTTTCGTCTGGGACGATTACGTGGACATCGGCATCGACCATTTCGCGCGCAAGGGCGACGGGCTGGAAGTGGCCCTGCGCACCGGCAAACTGCGCCGCAATTTCCAAGGCTACACGGACGACAAATGTTCGACCATGGTCGGGGTCGGCGCGTCCTCGATTGCCAAATATCCGCAGGGCTATGCCCAGAACCAGCCCTCGACCTCGAAATACCAGGCTGCCGTGCG containing:
- a CDS encoding Crp/Fnr family transcriptional regulator — its product is MADILFDHKECGSCPIRHRAVCARCDVDELEELDAIKYYRSYEAGQPIVWSGDRMDFVASVVTGVASLSQAMEDGRTQMVGLLLPSDFLGRPGREAAPYDVVAVSNLTLCCFRRKPFEQMMVRTPHVGQRLLEMTLDELDAAREWMLILGRKTAREKIASLMAIIARREASLALSTAGDGMQFELPLTREAMADYLGLTLETVSRQISALKRDGVIVLEGKRKIVIPDFDRLQIETGDDADGGMMA
- the hemN gene encoding oxygen-independent coproporphyrinogen III oxidase, which translates into the protein MNKHTQLRKLGLFDARVPRYTSYPTAPHFSDSVGAKEVDGWLKALDPTVPISLYVHVPFCRRLCWFCACRTQGTTTAGPVAAYVETLKSELALLKARLPEGLTLGHVHWGGGTPTLLEADMIRDLSGAIQEVAPFAETYEFSVEIDPNEIDDARLDALAAAGMNRASIGVQDFDPQIQETIGRIQSYETTKAAVEGLRARGIRSLNADILYGLPGQTPEKISESVQKLLTLSPDRVALFGYAHVPWMARRQNMIPTDELPTPEERLTLFNVARDLFVWDDYVDIGIDHFARKGDGLEVALRTGKLRRNFQGYTDDKCSTMVGVGASSIAKYPQGYAQNQPSTSKYQAAVRAGKLPISKGHVFTDEDHLRGRIIEALMCDFRVEYSDLQARFALSQEAFNAFATGAADAFPQMLDFSEERIVIREEARPLTRMIARHFDAYDMTQAKHSSAV